The following nucleotide sequence is from Microbacterium imperiale.
GCACGCGGTCGACGGCGTCGTCATCCTCATCGAGACCCACCGGCTGGGCGAGACCGAACTGGCGCTGCCCACCGGCCTGCCGGTCGTCGTCGTCGACTCGAGCGCCGATTATCCCTACCCGGTCGTCGACAACGACCAGGCTCTGGGCGCGCGCCTGGCGACCGAGCATCTGCTCGACCTCGGACACGAGACGGTGTGGCACATCTCCGGTCCGCGGGAGTCCTTCGCCGCTGAACGGCGCCGCGTCGCCTGGCATGACACGCTCGTCACGCGCGGCGCGCACGTGCCCGACGTGCTGGTCGGCGACTGGACCGCCGAGTCGGGCTACGAGCTGGGCAGGACGCTCGTCGCCGACGAGGCCGTGACGGCCGTCTTCGCCTCGAACGACCGTATGGCGCTCGGCCTGCTGCGCGCCCTGCACGAGGCCGGTCGCCCGGTGCCGGCCGACGTCAGCGTCGTGGGCTACGACGACGCTCCCGAGTCGGCGAACTTCTGGCCGCCGCTCACGACGGTGCGCCAGCACTTCACCCGGGTCGGCGAAGCGGCGGTGCGAGCGCTGCTGACGGAGATCGACGGCGGACCGGTGCCGGCCGAGCGGACCCTGGTGCCGACCGAGCTCGTCGTGCGGACGAGCTCGGGCCCGCGTTCCTGACCCGGCACCGAGCTCATCCGATGCCGGCGAGGACATGCAGCGCCACCGGCAGCGAGACGAGGGACAACAGCGTCTGCACGCCGGTGATCGACGCCATCAGCCGGACGTCGCCGCCCATCCGTGCGGCCAGGACCGTGGCGGACGGCGCGGTCGGCAGTGCGGTGATCAGCACGATCGCCGTGAGACCCGGACCGGTGACCCCGAATGCGGCCGCGAGGGCCGCCGCCGCCCA
It contains:
- a CDS encoding LacI family DNA-binding transcriptional regulator translates to MGESQPATRVDARPRRREVSMADVAAMAGVSGQTVSRVANGRTNVDPETRARVREAMDRLGYRPNSAARALRSGRFRSIGVIMFSLSSYGNTRTLDAVASVAADAGYSLTVITVQSATQSDVSGAFVRLAEHAVDGVVILIETHRLGETELALPTGLPVVVVDSSADYPYPVVDNDQALGARLATEHLLDLGHETVWHISGPRESFAAERRRVAWHDTLVTRGAHVPDVLVGDWTAESGYELGRTLVADEAVTAVFASNDRMALGLLRALHEAGRPVPADVSVVGYDDAPESANFWPPLTTVRQHFTRVGEAAVRALLTEIDGGPVPAERTLVPTELVVRTSSGPRS